In a genomic window of Ipomoea triloba cultivar NCNSP0323 chromosome 3, ASM357664v1:
- the LOC116013417 gene encoding D-xylose-proton symporter-like 2, with translation MATDDPEQPTLSSIGQPGKSSGEIGSVQEPLLFGQQPHVENYSVVACILPFLFPAFGGLLYGYDIGATSCATISIESATSSGISWYDLSSVQIGLITSGSLYGALIGSLLAFNIADFLGRRRELMLSSVLYLIGALITAFAPVYVVMVIGRFVYGVGIGLAMHAAPMYIAETSPSQIRGLLISLKEFLIVFGMLLGYTVGSLMVEVVAGWRYMYGVSVPISIIMGIGMWWLPASPRWILLCAIQGKGDMPGLRETAVSCLCRLRGATIGDSAHHQVDEILSELSHLSEEKEATMGEMFQGKCLKALTIGAGLILFQQITGQPSVLYYAAKIFQDAGFAAAADATRASIFLGLLKLIMTGVAVVVVDRLGRRPLLLGGVSGIAVALFLLGSYYTFLGNVPPVAVIALLLYVGCYQLSFGPIGWLMISEIFPLRVRGRGLSIAVLVNFGTNALVTFAFSPMEELVGAGNVFFIFGVIAIVAVIFVFFIIPETKGLTLEEIEAKYLT, from the exons ATGGCAACAGATGATCCAGAGCAGCCCACTCTCTCTTCCATCGGACAG CCCGGGAAGTCGTCCGGCGAGATTGGAAGTGTTCAAGAGCCTCTCCTTTTTGGCCAACAACCACATGTCGAGAATTACTCTGTGGTGGCCTGTATACTGCC GTTTCTGTTCCCTGCTTTTGGAGGACTGCTCTATGGTTATGATATTGGCGCTACATCCTGTGCCACAATTTCCATAGAG TCTGCCACATCAAGTGGGATTTCGTGGTATGACTTGTCATCTGTGCAAATTGGTCTCATA ACTAGTGGTTCACTTTATGGTGCTTTAATTGGTTCTTTACTGGCCTTCAACATTGCTGACTTCCTAG GACGAAGAAGGGAATTGATGCTGTCTTCTGTACTATATCTTATTGGAGCCTTGATAACAGCATTCGCACCAGtctatgttgttatggtgattgGGCGTTTTGTTTATGGTGTAGGAATTGGGTTG GCAATGCATGCTGCTCCTATGTACATTGCTGAGACATCACCGAGCCAGATAAGAGGGCTGCTTATTTCTCTTAAAGAGTTCCTCATAGTCTTTGGAATGCTA TTAGGCTATACAGTTGGCAGCCTTATGGTGGAAGTTGTTGCTGGTTGGCGGTATATGTATGGAGTTAGTGTCCCAATATCAATTATTATGGGTATTGGAATGTGGTGGCTTCCCGCATCACCTAGATGGATTCTGCTATGTGCTATTCAAGGGAAGGGTGATATGCCGGGTTTACGAGAGACAGCTGTAAGTTGCTTGTGCCGGTTGAGGGGTGCAACAATTGGTGATTCGGCACATCATCAAGTAGATGAAATTCTGTCTGAGCTTTCTCATTTAAGTGAAGAAAAAGAGGCCACAATGGGAGAAATGTTTCAAGGGAAGTGCTTGAAAGCCCTAACGATTGGTGCTGGACTAATCTTGTTCCAACAG ATTACTGGGCAACCGAGTGTTCTGTATTATGCTGCAAAAATTTTCCAG GATGCAGGATTTGCTGCGGCAGCTGATGCCACAAGGGCGTCGATCTTTCTTGGGTTGCTGAAG cTGATTATGACAGGTGTGGCGGTTGTAGTTGTCGATAGACTTGGGAGAAGACCTTTGCTACTTGGAGGTGTCTCTGGCATT GCAGTAGCACTATTTCTTCTGGGATCATATTACACCTTTCTAGGCAATGTGCCGCCGGTTGCCGTCATTGCTTTGCTATTGTATGTGGGATGTTACCAG TTATCTTTTGGTCCAATTGGTTGGTTGATGATTTCGGAGATCTTTCCTCTGAGAGTGAGAGGGCGTGGTTTGAGCATTGCGGTTCTTGTCAACTTCGGAACCAACGCTCTCGTGACATTTGCATTTTCTCCTATGGAG GAGTTGGTGGGAGCTGGAAACGTGTTTTTCATATTTGGTGTCATAGCTATTGTGGCTGTTATTTTTGTCTTCTTTATCATACCGGAGACGAAGGGGCTGACGTTAGAGGAGATCGAGGCCAAATATCTCACCTGA
- the LOC116013476 gene encoding 4-coumarate--CoA ligase 2-like: MLSVETQKAELEVADSGKTQAQSSQIHIFRSRLPDIPIPNQIPLHTYCFQNLAEYRDRTCLIVGSTGKTYSFAETHLICRKVASGLAKLGVKKGDVIMTLFQNCPEFVFSFMGASMIGAVTTTANPFYTKAEIFKQMSASKAKVVITQSVYVEKLKDSGEEYPKIGEDFSVVTTDDPPENCLHFSVLSEADDEDMPATVEIAPDDAVALPFSSGTTGLPKGVVLTHKSLITSVAQQVDGENPNLYLKENDVVLCVLPLFHIFSLNSVLLCSLRAGAAVLLMQKFEIKSLLELIEKHRVSVAAVVPPLVLALAKNPIVDSYDLSSIRVVLSGAAPLGKELEEALHQRVPQAIFGQGYGMTEAGPVLSMCPAFAKQALPAKSGSCGSVVRNAELMVVDPETGCSLGRNQPGEICIRGSQIMKEYLNDPAATARTIDVDGWLHTGDIGYVDDDDEVFIVDRVKELIKFKGFQVPPAELEALLLSHPMIADAAVVPQKDDAAGEVPVAFVVRSSDGFDLTEEAVKEFIAKQVVFYKKLHKVYFIHAIPKSASGKILRKDLREKLQAAPPSTPQ, encoded by the exons atgctatctgtggaaacTCAGAAGGCAGAGCTTGAAGTTGCAGATTCTGGGAAGACACAAGCACAGTCTTCCCAGATTCATATTTTCCGATCGAGGTTGCCGGATATACCCATCCCCAATCAAATCCCACTCCATACTTATTGTTTCCAGAATCTGGCCGAGTACCGGGACCGGACATGTCTCATCGTGGGTTCCACCGGAAAAACATATTCCTTCGCCGAAACCCATTTGATTTGCCGGAAAGTAGCGTCGGGATTGGCGAAACTCGGGGTTAAGAAGGGGGATGTGATTATGACCCTATTCCAGAACTGCCCGGAGTTTGTTTTCTCCTTCATGGGGGCTTCTATGATCGGCGCGGTCACCACCACGGCCAACCCTTTCTACACCAAAGCCGAGATTTTTAAGCAGATGAGTGCTTCCAAGGCGAAGGTTGTCATTACCCAATCTGTGTACGTAGAAAAGCTGAAAGATTCCGGCGAGGAGTACCCTAAAATCGGGGAGGATTTCTCGGTGGTCACCACCGATGACCCGCCGGAAAATTGCTTGCATTTCTCGGTGCTGTCGGAGGCCGACGACGAGGATATGCCGGCGACGGTGGAAATCGCCCCTGACGACGCCGTGGCTCTGCCGTTCTCTTCCGGGACTACCGGGCTGCCGAAAGGAGTGGTGTTGACCCACAAGAGCTTGATCACCAGCGTGGCCCAGCAAGTCGACGGCGAGAACCCGAACTTATACCTCAAAGAGAACGACGTCGTTCTGTGCGTGCTACCATTGTTCCACATATTTTCCCTCAACTCCGTTCTCCTCTGCTCCCTCCGAGCAGGGGCGGCGGTGCTGCTGATGCAGAAATTCGAAATCAAATCGTTGCTGGAGCTGATAGAGAAGCACCGGGTGTCCGTGGCGGCGGTGGTGCCGCCGCTGGTCTTGGCGCTGGCCAAGAATCCGATCGTGGATTCCTACGATTTGAGCTCGATTCGGGTGGTGCTCTCCGGCGCGGCGCCGCTGGGGAAGGAGCTGGAGGAGGCGCTCCATCAGAGAGTCCCTCAGGCCATTTTTGGTCAG GGTTATGGAATGACTGAGGCAGGGCCAGTATTGTCAATGTGTCCGGCATTCGCGAAGCAGGCGCTGCCTGCTAAATCCGGCTCCTGCGGCTCAGTAGTGAGGAACGCGGAGCTGATGGTGGTAGACCCGGAAACCGGCTGCTCCCTTGGCCGCAACCAACCCGGAGAGATTTGCATACGCGGCTCTCAAATCATGAAAG AGTATTTGAATGATCCGGCGGCCACCGCTCGGACTATTGACGTGGATGGCTGGCTCCACACCGGCGACATTGGCTATGTAGACGATGACGATGAAGTTTTCATCGTCGACAGAGTCAAAGAACTCATCAAATTCAAAGGCTTTCAG gTGCCACCAGCTGAGCTTGAGGCTCTGCTTCTGAGCCACCCGATGATTGCAGATGCTGCTGTCGTACC GCAAAAAGATGATGCAGCCGGAGAAGTCCCTGTTGCGTTTGTGGTTCGATCCTCGGATGGATTTGATCTCACTGAAGAAGCTGTAAAGGAATTTATTGCCAAACAG GTGGTATTTTATAAGAAGTTACACAAGGTATACTTTATTCATGCAATTCCAAAATCAGCATCCGGAAAAATATTGAGAAAAGATCTCCGGGAAAAACTACAAGCTGCGCCACCTTCCACGCCGCAATAA
- the LOC116013115 gene encoding zinc finger BED domain-containing protein DAYSLEEPER-like has protein sequence MKVFEECVETVGLKLKVGLSTDVPTRWNSTYKMLDSAIKYRRAFSSLHLLDTNYKHCPSDEEWIRVWKIELLLKRNLNNEDVVIKNMASNMRVKFDKYWEQYSVILAMGAVFDPRMKFKLLDFCFKKLDPNTCKQKVEYVKNKLYMLFEAYKSKSTTAVPSSSTSTTPCEKIEEANDEMIDEFVEYCNQDDEDIGKSALDVYLDEPQKDMKMYSDMDILNFWKENRHRFGELSYMACDILSIPITTVASESAFSTGGRVLNKYRNSMLPSNVQALLCARNWIRGYELQDHDDGDFCGVEDILPIPSELSAATIIT, from the exons ATGAAAGTCTTTGAAGAATGTGTTGAGACAGTTGGTCTTAAACTTAAGGTTGGTTTGTCAACGGATGTGCCTACTAGATGGAACTCTACATATAAGATGCTTGATAGTGCTATTAAGTACCGACGTGCTTTTAGTAGCCTTCACTTGCTTGACACAAATTATAAGCATTGTCCTTCAGATGAAGAGTGGATTAGGG tTTGGAAAATTGAGCTTTTGTTGAAAAGAAATTTGAATAATGAAGATGTGGTTATTAAAAATATGGCTAGTAATATGAGAGTGAAGTTTGACAAATATTGGGAACAATATAGTGTTATTCTTGCTATGGGAGCGGTGTTTGATCCAAGaatgaaatttaaacttttGGATTTCTGTTTCAAAAAATTGGATCCAAATACTTGCAAGCAAAAGGTGGAGTATGTGAAAAACAAGTTATATATGCTCTTTGAAGCATATAAAAGTAAGTCTACGACCGCGGTCCCTAGTTCTTCAACTTCGACCACACCATGTGAAAAAATAGAAGAAGCAAATGATGAAATGATTGAT GAGTTTGTTGAATATTGTAACCAAGATGATGAGGATATTGGAAAATCAGCATTGGATGTGTATTTGGATGAACCACAGAAAGATATGAAGATGTATTCTGATATGGATATCTTGAACTTTTGGAAGGAAAATAGGCATCGCTTTGGTGAATTATCTTACATGGCATGTGATATATTAAGTATTCCTATCACTACTGTGGCGTCGGAATCAGCTTTCAGTACAGGAGGTCGTGTATTGAACAAATACCGGAATTCTATGCTTCCTTCAAATGTTCAAGCATTGCTTTGTGCGCGCAATTGGATACGTGGTTATGAACTCCAAGATCATG ATGATGGTGATTTTTGTGGTGTTGAAGACATTCTCCCAATTCCATCCGAGTTGTCAGCAGCCACAATCATTACTTAG